One Streptomyces sp. V4I8 genomic window carries:
- a CDS encoding alpha/beta hydrolase — protein sequence MSVPPRPATLLCALVAAAALLPTAAPARATAAPRALTFGPCPASVPAPPTPDRVECGRLTVPLDWRHPSSGPRIEIAVSRVPASGTPAERRGILLVNPGGPGGSGLPYAVTKRAKLPERVRRSYDVIGFDPRGVGRSTPVDCGAMGGLFTGPGADPVPVGPRAERAYLTSQRRMADDCATGAGTAVLPYLSTEQTAYDMDAIRAALGEPRTSFLGVSYGTYLGAAYAARFPHRVRRMVLDSVVGPWDWYDFDVLQSRALLRARDTFLTWTAAHEERFGLGGDADAVRRSHLRVRQGLAARPVNGFGPAEFDRAVYRALGRTERWTGLADGLRTYLTDGGVAGLRPASAFDSPESRNYEAANRIVKCADGPGPAPREIVAEIRRIRRLDPHPILTGLEASACAYWHHRPDRRTPLGSPAAPPVLLVASAHDPVTPIEGARRLREVLPGSRLVTLDHDFSHGVFASRGNACVDGAVAAYLVDGTVPGSDVRCDGPGLPEAGDMH from the coding sequence TTGTCCGTCCCACCTCGCCCCGCCACCCTCCTCTGCGCCCTCGTGGCCGCGGCCGCCCTGCTCCCCACGGCCGCCCCCGCCCGGGCGACGGCCGCCCCCAGGGCCCTCACCTTCGGCCCCTGCCCGGCGTCCGTACCGGCGCCGCCCACGCCGGACCGCGTGGAATGCGGCCGCCTCACCGTCCCGCTCGACTGGCGGCACCCGTCCTCCGGGCCGCGCATCGAGATCGCCGTCTCCCGTGTCCCCGCCTCCGGCACCCCGGCCGAGCGGCGCGGCATCCTGCTGGTCAACCCGGGCGGCCCCGGCGGCTCCGGGCTCCCCTACGCGGTGACGAAGCGCGCCAAACTCCCGGAGAGGGTGCGGCGTTCGTACGACGTCATCGGCTTCGACCCGCGCGGTGTCGGCCGCAGTACGCCGGTCGACTGCGGTGCGATGGGCGGCCTGTTCACCGGTCCGGGCGCGGACCCGGTGCCGGTGGGCCCGCGCGCCGAGCGGGCGTACCTCACGTCACAGCGCCGCATGGCCGACGACTGCGCGACGGGAGCGGGCACGGCGGTGCTGCCGTACCTGTCCACCGAGCAGACGGCGTACGACATGGACGCGATCCGCGCCGCACTGGGCGAGCCGCGCACGAGCTTCCTGGGAGTCTCGTACGGCACCTACCTGGGCGCGGCCTACGCGGCTCGCTTCCCGCACCGGGTCCGCCGCATGGTGCTGGACAGCGTGGTCGGGCCCTGGGACTGGTACGACTTCGACGTGCTCCAGAGCCGGGCGCTGCTGCGCGCCCGGGACACGTTCCTCACCTGGACGGCCGCGCACGAGGAGCGCTTCGGACTGGGCGGCGACGCGGACGCCGTACGACGGTCGCATCTGCGCGTACGCCAGGGCCTCGCCGCCCGCCCGGTGAACGGATTCGGCCCCGCGGAGTTCGACCGCGCCGTCTACCGCGCCCTCGGACGCACCGAACGCTGGACCGGCCTGGCCGACGGTCTGCGCACCTACCTGACGGACGGCGGTGTGGCCGGTCTTCGCCCCGCCTCCGCCTTCGACAGCCCGGAATCCCGCAACTACGAGGCGGCCAACCGGATCGTGAAGTGCGCGGACGGTCCGGGACCGGCCCCGCGCGAGATCGTGGCGGAGATCCGCCGCATACGGCGGCTCGACCCGCACCCGATCCTGACCGGCCTGGAGGCCTCGGCCTGCGCGTACTGGCACCACCGCCCCGACCGTCGCACCCCGCTCGGCAGCCCGGCCGCCCCACCGGTCCTGCTGGTCGCCTCCGCCCACGACCCGGTGACCCCGATCGAGGGCGCCCGCCGACTGCGGGAGGTACTCCCGGGCTCCCGTCTGGTGACCCTCGACCACGACTTCTCGCACGGAGTGTTCGCCAGTCGGGGGAACGCTTGTGTGGACGGCGCGGTGGCGGCCTACCTGGTGGACGGGACGGTGCCCGGAAGCGATGTGCGCTGCGACGGGCCGGGATTGCCGGAGGCGGGTGACATGCACTGA
- a CDS encoding translation initiation factor 2 has product MAFRDRFSVVGKVTDCHIYEGDGTRPIDEENVRVLYDRRRVEFPDELGLWRREIQDEEARRQAAGEPYRWNNPRFAVESLVVSRGHVAEEPQVTLSLLDADYYDFLTTSLNLGRKLKNGSTLRKQYLEDADPLDAPPWMFCSLGVNVAVETGKDGKMLFSHRSGKVAGPNASRWNSSANEGMAANHDVSESGEISLHQVARRALREELAVHRQDRVDLELLGFGLDLRNNQWAVFLRAVLEDLGEEELRQRWSRGVEDKWEHDAYAFVPSDPDSVLTFLHETPDWTPCAPALFYLALVRGTVRAHGGDPAARLLVEEAERRVLEGRRDVGV; this is encoded by the coding sequence ATGGCGTTTCGGGACAGGTTCTCGGTCGTGGGCAAAGTGACCGACTGCCATATTTACGAAGGAGACGGCACCCGCCCGATCGACGAGGAGAACGTCCGCGTCCTCTACGACCGCCGGCGGGTCGAGTTCCCCGACGAGCTGGGGTTGTGGCGGCGCGAGATCCAGGACGAGGAGGCCCGAAGGCAGGCGGCGGGGGAGCCGTACCGGTGGAACAACCCGCGTTTCGCGGTGGAGAGCCTGGTGGTCTCCCGGGGCCATGTCGCTGAGGAACCGCAGGTGACCCTCTCCTTGCTCGACGCCGACTACTACGACTTCCTGACGACGTCCCTCAACCTCGGACGGAAGCTGAAGAACGGGTCGACGCTGCGCAAGCAGTATCTGGAGGACGCCGATCCGCTGGACGCGCCGCCCTGGATGTTCTGCAGCCTGGGCGTGAACGTGGCGGTGGAGACGGGCAAGGACGGCAAGATGCTGTTCTCGCACCGCAGCGGCAAGGTGGCCGGACCGAACGCCTCCCGCTGGAACTCCTCGGCCAACGAGGGAATGGCGGCCAACCACGACGTGTCCGAGTCGGGCGAGATCAGCCTGCACCAGGTCGCGCGGCGCGCACTGCGCGAGGAACTCGCCGTGCACCGGCAGGACCGCGTCGATCTGGAGCTGCTCGGCTTCGGCCTGGACCTGCGCAACAACCAGTGGGCCGTGTTCCTCCGCGCCGTCCTGGAGGATCTCGGCGAGGAGGAGCTGCGGCAGCGGTGGAGCCGCGGCGTCGAGGACAAGTGGGAGCACGACGCCTACGCCTTCGTACCCTCCGATCCGGACTCCGTGCTGACCTTCCTCCACGAGACACCCGACTGGACCCCGTGCGCGCCCGCACTGTTCTACCTCGCACTCGTCCGTGGCACGGTCCGGGCCCACGGCGGTGACCCGGCCGCCCGGCTCCTCGTGGAGGAGGCCGAGCGCCGCGTCCTGGAGGGCCGCCGCGACGTGGGCGTCTAG
- a CDS encoding IS1634 family transposase, with protein MAVTSVVEKRLGALPVAAEFLRRLDVAGIVDEVCPGGASALVTHGQVIEALVANRLTSPAPLVRVEDWARCWAVEEVFGIEPALLNDDRLARALDAIAPQLEHIAGTVGARAIGEFGIDVARMHWDMTSMSVHGAFPVEGQEEDFPVIGYGHPKDRRFDLKQVQAGLAVSADGGIPLHARVFGGGAAEVSQVVGAMKDLRAMAGERDFLMVADSKLVSYSNVRALLAAGVQFIAPAPAAQVKDEVYAALDPAQATIVDWTPNREAGKPAERRETYRVLEDTHTLTGPRKSDPVLTVRRILVHSTANAAGQQAARDKRLAKAAQDLNKLTAAAGGRHYKTREKIVARIGVIAAKRRVTSCLRWTVTDNEDGTPVLAWHFDTGVLKAEAVVDGWYALLTSVPADQADAGQTLIHYKGQGAVERRYHDFKGPLAVAPVFVQHNRRVAALIQVICLALLVFCLIERQVRRALGPEQTMSGLYPDNRRVRPTGRMVFYHLGELTLRIGNITDPPTVQITRGVQLHLLDLLDTDIGQTRWPQT; from the coding sequence GTGGCGGTGACGTCCGTGGTGGAGAAGCGTCTGGGCGCTCTGCCTGTCGCTGCCGAGTTTCTGCGTCGGCTGGATGTCGCCGGGATCGTCGACGAGGTGTGTCCTGGTGGCGCGAGTGCGCTGGTGACGCACGGGCAGGTGATCGAGGCGTTGGTGGCCAACCGGCTGACGTCGCCCGCGCCGTTGGTGCGGGTGGAGGACTGGGCCAGGTGCTGGGCAGTGGAAGAGGTCTTCGGGATCGAGCCCGCTCTGCTCAACGATGATCGTCTGGCCCGGGCACTGGATGCGATCGCTCCGCAGCTGGAGCACATCGCGGGCACGGTCGGGGCGCGGGCGATCGGTGAGTTCGGGATCGATGTGGCCCGGATGCACTGGGACATGACCAGCATGTCCGTGCACGGGGCCTTCCCGGTCGAGGGTCAGGAGGAGGACTTCCCCGTCATTGGCTACGGGCATCCCAAGGACCGGCGCTTCGATCTGAAGCAGGTCCAGGCCGGGCTCGCGGTGTCGGCCGACGGCGGCATCCCGCTCCATGCCCGGGTCTTCGGCGGTGGTGCGGCCGAGGTCAGCCAGGTCGTCGGCGCGATGAAGGACCTGCGGGCCATGGCCGGTGAACGCGACTTCCTGATGGTCGCCGACTCCAAGCTGGTGTCCTACTCCAACGTCCGTGCCCTGCTGGCGGCCGGGGTCCAGTTCATCGCCCCGGCCCCGGCCGCGCAGGTCAAGGACGAGGTCTATGCCGCTCTCGATCCCGCGCAGGCCACCATCGTGGACTGGACGCCCAACCGGGAGGCGGGCAAGCCCGCCGAGCGGCGCGAGACCTACCGCGTGCTGGAGGACACCCACACCCTGACCGGGCCCCGCAAGAGCGATCCTGTGCTCACCGTGCGACGGATCCTGGTCCACTCCACCGCGAACGCCGCCGGCCAGCAAGCAGCCCGGGACAAACGCCTGGCCAAGGCCGCCCAGGACCTGAACAAGCTCACCGCTGCGGCCGGCGGACGCCACTACAAGACCCGGGAGAAGATCGTCGCCCGAATCGGTGTCATCGCCGCCAAGCGCCGTGTCACCTCTTGTCTGCGCTGGACCGTCACCGATAACGAGGACGGCACCCCGGTCCTGGCCTGGCACTTCGACACCGGCGTGCTGAAGGCGGAAGCCGTGGTCGACGGCTGGTACGCACTGCTGACGTCTGTCCCCGCCGACCAGGCGGACGCTGGGCAGACTCTGATCCACTACAAGGGCCAGGGCGCGGTCGAGCGCAGATACCACGACTTCAAGGGCCCGCTCGCGGTCGCGCCGGTCTTCGTGCAGCACAACCGGCGCGTTGCCGCCCTGATCCAGGTCATCTGCCTGGCCCTGCTCGTCTTCTGCCTGATCGAACGGCAGGTCAGACGCGCGCTCGGCCCCGAGCAGACCATGAGCGGCCTCTACCCCGACAACCGCCGGGTCCGCCCCACCGGCCGCATGGTCTTCTACCACCTCGGCGAACTCACCCTGCGCATCGGCAACATCACCGACCCGCCCACCGTCCAGATCACCCGCGGCGTCCAACTCCACCTCCTCGACCTACTCGACACCGACATCGGACAAACCCGCTGGCCACAGACCTGA